One Shewanella sp. MR-4 DNA window includes the following coding sequences:
- a CDS encoding TIGR02922 family protein: MQATQATVTVLYYDAPVGLIMHNAVLEGLPVSDSGRVMIPASFRKGKSIIAVLEGECKILNSLGERVFAQANIG; the protein is encoded by the coding sequence ATGCAAGCAACACAAGCGACAGTTACCGTTTTGTATTATGACGCGCCAGTCGGGTTAATTATGCACAACGCGGTGTTAGAAGGTTTACCTGTGAGCGATTCCGGTCGTGTGATGATACCTGCGAGTTTTCGTAAGGGAAAATCCATCATCGCCGTGCTTGAAGGTGAGTGTAAAATATTGAACTCACTCGGTGAGCGGGTATTTGCGCAGGCTAATATAGGTTAA
- a CDS encoding TetR/AcrR family transcriptional regulator: MRNAEFDRAQVLRGAMAAFMHKGYTKTSMQDLTQATGLHPGSIYCAFSNKRGLLIAAIEQYQQDRNEQFKLIFSNSRPVLGNLKTYLDNIVVECLSCDSQQACLLTKALNEIAEQDDEIQNIISQNLMLWQNALTAQFELAASQGMLQGELNSEQRAQYLMMGIYGLRTFAHTHPQAEILQQLADKLFDDVCR; this comes from the coding sequence ATGCGAAACGCAGAGTTTGATAGGGCGCAGGTGCTCAGGGGGGCGATGGCCGCCTTTATGCACAAGGGATACACCAAAACCAGCATGCAGGATCTGACCCAAGCAACGGGGTTACATCCCGGTTCCATTTATTGCGCCTTTAGCAATAAGCGTGGATTGCTGATCGCCGCTATCGAGCAATATCAGCAGGATAGAAACGAGCAGTTCAAGCTTATCTTCTCCAATAGCCGTCCCGTGCTGGGTAATTTAAAGACCTACTTGGACAATATCGTGGTCGAATGTTTAAGCTGCGATAGCCAGCAAGCTTGTTTGCTCACTAAAGCGTTAAATGAAATTGCAGAACAAGATGATGAAATCCAAAACATTATCAGTCAAAACCTCATGCTTTGGCAGAATGCGTTGACGGCACAATTTGAATTAGCAGCCTCCCAAGGGATGTTGCAAGGCGAGCTTAACAGTGAGCAGCGGGCGCAATACTTGATGATGGGTATTTATGGGTTAAGAACCTTTGCCCATACCCATCCGCAGGCGGAAATCCTGCAACAATTGGCCGATAAATTGTTTGATGATGTCTGCAGATAA
- a CDS encoding alkene reductase: protein MTIEHAANSVGNLFDTYTLNDTITLKNRILMAPLTRCMADADLVPTDDMVAYYARRAEAGLIISEATIIRPDGQGYPNTPGIFNQAQIAGWRKVTDAVHANGGKIFVQLWHTGRVAHPHFFGGGDVLAPSAEKVEGSVPRMRELTYVTPKAATLEDIQGLVRDYAKAAENAIEAGFDGVEIHGANGYLIDAFLHHDSNRRTDEYGGTPANMSRFALEVVDAIAARIGKDRTGLRISPGAYFNMAVDNRDRAVFDYLLPELEKRELAFVHIGIFDDSMEFDYLDGRVSSYVRANYGKTLVGVGGYSAQSASEAIAADKFDLIAIGRPFIANPDYVARVRQGHELVTYSDEMLASLV, encoded by the coding sequence ATGACGATTGAACATGCAGCGAATTCCGTGGGTAATTTATTCGATACCTACACACTTAATGACACTATTACCTTAAAAAACCGTATTTTAATGGCGCCATTAACGCGCTGTATGGCCGATGCGGATTTAGTACCGACCGATGACATGGTGGCTTACTATGCTCGCCGCGCCGAAGCGGGATTGATTATCTCCGAAGCGACGATCATTCGCCCTGATGGTCAAGGTTACCCAAATACGCCCGGCATTTTTAATCAAGCGCAGATCGCCGGTTGGCGTAAAGTGACGGATGCTGTGCATGCCAACGGCGGCAAGATTTTTGTGCAGTTATGGCATACTGGCCGTGTCGCGCACCCACATTTCTTCGGTGGCGGCGATGTACTGGCGCCTTCGGCTGAAAAAGTAGAGGGCAGTGTGCCCAGAATGCGTGAGCTGACCTATGTCACTCCAAAAGCGGCAACTCTTGAAGATATTCAGGGTTTAGTCCGCGATTATGCGAAAGCGGCCGAAAACGCGATTGAAGCCGGATTCGATGGGGTTGAGATCCACGGTGCAAACGGATATTTAATCGATGCATTCTTACACCATGACAGCAACCGTCGTACCGATGAATACGGCGGCACACCGGCCAATATGTCACGCTTTGCCTTAGAAGTGGTTGATGCGATTGCGGCGCGTATTGGTAAAGACAGAACCGGTCTTCGAATTTCTCCCGGCGCCTATTTCAATATGGCTGTCGATAACCGTGACCGCGCCGTGTTTGATTACCTGTTACCTGAGCTCGAAAAACGTGAACTGGCCTTTGTGCATATCGGTATCTTCGACGACAGCATGGAGTTTGATTACTTAGATGGCCGTGTTTCTAGCTATGTGCGTGCTAACTATGGCAAAACCTTAGTGGGTGTAGGTGGTTACAGCGCCCAATCGGCAAGTGAAGCGATTGCCGCCGATAAGTTTGATTTAATTGCGATTGGTCGTCCCTTTATTGCCAACCCAGATTATGTGGCAAGAGTGCGCCAAGGTCATGAATTGGTGACCTATAGCGATGAAATGCTGGCAAGCTTGGTGTAA